The following proteins are encoded in a genomic region of Mustela erminea isolate mMusErm1 chromosome 3, mMusErm1.Pri, whole genome shotgun sequence:
- the LOC116587161 gene encoding LOW QUALITY PROTEIN: olfactory receptor 56-like (The sequence of the model RefSeq protein was modified relative to this genomic sequence to represent the inferred CDS: substituted 1 base at 1 genomic stop codon): MGNQTLISHFILLGLFTHSPLHLFLFSVIMVMFLVALSGNGLMILLITIDSRLHSPMYFFLSWLSLMDLMLISTIMPRMVTDFLLGHGSISFTGCGLQILFFLTLLGDECFLLAFMAYDRYVAISNPLRYSVIMSCRVCWLMVAGSWLFGLVDXLIQAIFTLTFPYCGSQEIDHFFCEVPAILKLACADTSFYETMIYVCCILMLLLPFAVISASYLRILVAVLHMRSAEGRQKAFATCSSHMVVVSLFYGAAMITYMWPQAYHSSKQDKVVLAFYTMITPMVNPHIYSLRNKEVSGALKKLLGRCPCGAGAGLG; encoded by the coding sequence ATGGGAAACCAGACTCTAATCTCCCACTTCATCCTCCTGGGCCTTTTCACCCACTCCCCATTgcacctcttcctcttttctgtcaTCATGGTCATGTTCTTGGTGGCCCTCTCCGGCAATGGACTCATGATCCTCCTCATCACCATCGACTCCCGTCTGCACagccccatgtacttcttcctcagctGGCTGTCACTCATGGACCTCATGCTCATTTCCACCATCATGCCGCGGATGGTCACTGACTTCCTCCTGGGCCATGGCTCCATCTCCTTCACAGGCTGTGGACTCCAGAtcctcttcttcctcaccctcctgGGAGATGAATGCTTCCTGCTGGCCttcatggcctatgaccgctatgtggccatcagCAACCCACTGAGGTACTCAGTGATCATGAGCTGCCGTGTTTGCTGGCTCATGGTGGCAGGGTCCTGGCTCTTTGGCCTGGTGGATTGACTGATTCAGGCCATCTTCACTCTGACCTTCCCCTACTGTGGCTCCCAGGAGATAGATCACTTCTTCTGTGAGGTCCCTGCCATACTGAAGTTGGCCTGTGCTGACACCTCCTTCTATGAGACCATGATATATGTCTGTTGCATCCTAATGCTGCTCTTGCCCTTTGCTGTTATCTCTGCTTCCTACTTGCGGATCCTGGTAGCTGTGCTCCATATGCGTTCTGCTGAAGGTCGGCAGAAGGCCTTTGCCACCTGCTCTTCTCACATGGTAGTGGTTTCTCTCTTCTATGGGGCTGCCATGATCACCTACATGTGGCCTCAGGCCTACCACTCCTCCAAGCAGGACAAGGTGGTCTTAGCCTTCTATACAATGATCACCCCTATGGTTAATCCACACATCTATAGCCTGAGGAACAAGGAAGTGTCTGGGGCTCTCAAGAAACTCCTGGGGAGGTGTCCCTGTGGTGCAGGAGCAGGGCTAGGTTGA